One genomic segment of Komagataella phaffii GS115 chromosome 4, complete sequence includes these proteins:
- a CDS encoding Essential tripartite DNA replication factor with single-stranded DNA-dependent ATPase — MSPPSKRVKPGGRRRTYFFKPEDSLTTNQEEDVLPLAQSTGLQNSLENTMTPTRPRKRVSKITETLRNRKLNGLSSDDMVFWQGTPKSDSISSLSPDKPTTHNLPSSPTRQIPISNVVYDPIGELAEKYNTTFDNLASQTPITSTNKMQRRSSDSQPASRKKVGDLFNFEHSPSIRRTKTAGLENLAIGAPVEGKVGVTKKFEKLLDEFHQSFSGSPVDVPISSKESSKSPGHSASEQDQSGFSDELDMDDINHLLEMTQPKPKVQIATPKTELPVSKDTIKEEQDSSFDDTSDDDDFEMLFNQLESQNSVKKLSTQEKKIRQSDMESVEIFQRHIKQEYANDTRHNKCKENKAKLAVPKKDVFRYQVVKIRKAKYKLDNSKGEQLILTVSDACSVQRNIVIRDFWAELDIEEGDVIHIIGKDPSLTDKRTNILIWNPDLLLSSTLVSESISCKRRSFLKNKLTFPGESSIPLIVGVIVHTVFQQCLAAGNITDDFISTLIESELNANLFSIFSINESRETVREKIQEHVPFIKQWHDTYTRSIPVSKSSTAIGGTKDKAMVSASNILDIEENIWSPVFGLRGLIDVTVEACIKGPNNDGRFVVPLELKTGSREYISHRAQVSLYSLLVRERYDIDSDYFFLVFTKLKSVQLHNIKQHDLRLIVQLRNELSGYLKLTNGLNKLPPLIKQSECDRCDVLVPCMALNKLIENGTSEDSGILEQKYELLTSHLDKEEYKFFFKKWTDMDIDGYRKRQNGGTCLGGLEIIEMEESSVSNYNYRYVLNRDCNSSNAPLTSAQFSKYDRILVSDEEGHYALAVGCIDLITPTTVIIRTDRRIVNSSLKLPGFNARNNQTFQSVLSKRDFEMLPAEVKNKTFRIDKNEFYNGLALARFNILNLFLPEYGDEKRRRMVVELKAPSFSNKPLPYNVSKLGSFNPDQLAAVKKALCTEDYSLILGMPGTGKTTVIAQIIRIMVANGKSVLLTSHTHSAVDSILLKLLDDGIDFYRVGSEAKIHPLVRKFMPQKRGSADMNSIEDFQRMIHQAPVVAATCMGVGDLVFNYRTFDYCIVDEASQVSMPFCLGPLRFCDKFILVGDHFQLPPLVKNPEARNQGLDRSLFKILSEKHPQSVVSLSYQYRMCADVMLLSNKLIYENRLKCGSDNVAQRSLRIPMKERLDHLLLDPSTPKNRLWLHHIFVEENRVIFLDHDDVPAKERMSTDRVDNPTEAELVGQIVDSLINCGCDSKEIGVMSFYRAQVKLMKTRLVSHVQNVEVMTADQFQGRDKECIIISLVRSNATNSVGNLLKEWRRINVAITRAKSKLLILGSRKTLEQLETLKAFLSLLKSRGWIYRLPLGADSVYKGLKQDNHKTEPARKDNSKMSLKMIKSRPILKDIFNDLVN; from the exons ATGAGCCCTCCTAGTAAGCGAGTTAAGCCCGGTGGTAGGAGAAGAACttattttttcaagccCGAAGACTCGTTAACAACCAATCAAGAGGAAGATGTATTGCCTCTTGCCCAATCCACCGGGCTTCAGAACTCTTTAGAGAACACAATGACACCAACAAGGCCTAGAAAACGCGTTTCCAAAATTACTGAGACCTTGAGAAATAGAAAGTTGAATGGCCTGAGTTCTGATGATATGGTATTTTGGCAAGGGACGCCTAAATCGGATTCGATATCATCACTTTCGCCAGACAAACCTACCACACATAACCTTCCGTCTTCTCCTACAAGACAGATCCCAATTTCAAACGTTGTCTATGATCCAATTGGTGAACTTGCAGAGAAGTACAACACAACATTTGACAATTTAGCATCACAAACCCCAATCACCTCTACCAATAAGATGCAGAGAAGATCTTCTGATTCACAGCCAGCgtcaagaaagaaagtgGGCGATTTGTTTAATTTTGAACATTCTCCTTCAATTCGACGAACTAAAACTGCTGGATTAGAAAATCTCGCCATTGGTGCTCCTGTTGAGGGCAAAGTTGGAGTAACgaaaaagtttgaaaagcttcttgatgagtttcatcaaagttttaGTGGCTCACCTGTAGATGTACCCATCAGCTCTAAggaatcatcaaaatcaccTGGTCATTCTGCCAGTGAGCAAGACCAATCCGGATTTTCCGATGAGCTTGATATGGACGACATTAATCACTTACTGGAAATGACGCAGCCAAAGccaaaagttcaaatagCGACACCAAAAACTGAACTGCCCGTATCAAAAGACACAATAAAAGAGGAGCAAGACTCTTCGTTTGATGACACTAgcgatgatgatgactttgaaatgtTATTCAACCAATTGGAAAGTCAAAACTCTGTAAAGAAGCTATCAACtcaggaaaagaaaatcagaCAATCAGATATGGAGTCTGTagaaatttttcagagacATATTAAACAGGAATATGCAAACGATACAAGGCACAATAAATGTAAGGAGAATAAAGCAAAGCTTGCGGTGCCGAAGAAAGACGTATTTCGGTATCAAGTTGTGAAGATTCGAAAGGCCAAGTATAAGCTTGACAATTCAAAAGGCGAACAATTGATACTCACAGTTTCTGATGCCTGTTCAGTGCAAAGGAATATTGTAATCAGGGATTTTTGGGCAGAATTAGACATTGAAGAGGGGGATGTAATCCACATCATAGGGAAGGATCCCAGTCTGACCGACAAGAGAACTAACATTTTGATCTGGAATCCTGATTTGCTACTTTCTTCCACTTTAGTAAGTGAATCTATAAGTTgcaaaagaagatcttttcTCAAGAATAAGCTCACCTTTCCAGGCGAGTCTTCCATTCCTTTGATTGTGGGGGTAATTGTTCATacagtttttcaacaatgtcTTGCCGCTGGAAACATTACCGATGACTTTATCAGTACCCTGATTGAGAGTGAATTGAATGCTAATCTATTTTCCATATTTAGCATCAATGAATCGAGAGAAACGGTGAGGGAGAAAATCCAGGAGCACGTTCCCTTCATCAAGCAATGGCATGATACATATACAAGAAGCATTCCAGTCTCAAAATCATCGACTGCAATTGGTGGGACTAAAGATAAGGCCATGGTTTCTGCTAGTAATATTTTAgatattgaagagaatATCTGGTCTCCAGTGTTTGGCTTAAGAGGGCTCATAGATGTCACTGTGGAGGCATGCATCAAAGGGCCTAACAATGATGGAAGGTTTGTTGTACCCCTGGAACTAAAAACCGGGTCAAGAGAGTATATCTCACATAGAGCGCAGGTTTCTCTTTATTCTTTACTGGTTAGAGAAAGATATGATATAGACTCAGATTACttctttcttgtttttACAAAGCTCAAGAGTGTTCAATTACATAATATCAAACAACATGATCTCAGACTTATTGTGCAGTTGCGCAATGAGCTTTCTGGTTACCTCAAACTGACAAATGGGTTGAATAAATTACCTCCCCTGATCAAACAATCCGAGTGCGATAGATGCGACGTTTTAGTTCCCTGCATGGCTTTGAACAAGCTAATTGAAAATGGGACATCCGAAGACAGTGGAATTCTGGAGCAAAAATATGAGCTGTTGACGAGCCATTTGGATAAAGAAGAATacaaattttttttcaaaaaatgg ACAGATATGGACATTGACGGCTACAGAAAAAGACAGAACGGAGGAACATGCTTAGGAGGGTTGGAAATTATTGAGATGGAAGAATCTTCCGTATCTAACTACAACTATCGCTATGTCTTGAATCGTGACTGTAATTCATCGAATGCACCATTAACTTCTGCTCAGTTCTCCAAGTATGACAGAATTTTAGTAAGCGATGAAGAAGGTCATTATGCATTGGCAGTTGGTTGTATTGATCTTATAACCCCGACTACGGTAATCATTAGAACTGATAGAAGAATCGTTAACTCTTCCTTGAAGCTGCCAGGATTTAATGCAAGAAACAATCAAACCTTTCAATCTGTGCTGTCCAAGAGGGATTTTGAGATGTTACCGGCGGAGGTaaaaaataaaactttCAGGATAGACAAAAATGAGTTTTACAATGGCTTGGCATTAGCCAGGTTCAAtattttgaacttgtttttACCTGAATACGGGGATGagaaaaggagaagaatGGTTGTTGAGTTGAAGGCACCCAGCTTTTCAAATAAACCTCTTCCTTACAACGTTTCGAAGCTTGGGTCTTTTAATCCTGACCAGCTTGCAGCCGTCAAGAAAGCACTGTGTACTGAGGACTATAGTTTGATTTTGGGAATGCCAGGTACTGGCAAAACTACGGTCATTGCACAGATAATAAGAATTATGGTAGCCAACGGAAAATCCGTATTACTAACCTCCCATACTCATTCTGCTGTGGATAGCATTCTTCTAAAGCTACTGGATGATGGTATAGACTTCTACCGTGTTGGTTCTGAGGCTAAAATTCACCCCTTGGTTCGAAAATTCATGCCCCAAAAACGTGGTTCCGCTGATATGAATAGTATTGAAGATTTCCAGAGAATGATTCATCAAGCACCTGTGGTTGCCGCTACCTGCATGGGAGTTGGAGACTTGGTATTCAACTACCGAACGTTCGATTATTgtattgttgatgaagctTCACAGGTGTCCATGCCATTCTGTTTGGGACCTTTGAGATTCTGTGATAAATTCATTCTTGTAGGCGACCATTTCCAACTACCTCCCTTAGTGAAAAATCCTGAAGCTCGTAATCAGGGCTTGGACAGATCATTGTTTAAGATTTTGAGTGAGAAGCATCCTCAAAGTGTCGTCTCTTTGAGCTATCAATATCGCATGTGCGCAGACGTGATGCTTCTATCCAACAAACTAATTTATGAAAACCGGTTAAAATGTGGTAGCGATAACGTTGCCCAACGGTCTTTAAGAATTCCAATGAAAGAGAGACTGGATCACTTACTGCTTGATCCAAGTACACCGAAAAATCGATTGTGGCTTCACCACATCTTTGTAGAAGAGAACAGGGTTATCTTCTTGGACCATGATGACGTTCcagcaaaagaaagaatgTCGACAGATAGAGTGGACAACCCAACTGAAGCAGAACTGGTTGGCCAAATTGTTGACAGTCTTATCAATTGTGGGTGTGACAGCAAGGAGATTGGTGTGATGTCGTTTTATCGAGCCCAGGtaaaattgatgaaaacAAGACTTGTTTCTCATGTGCAAAATGTGGAGGTCATGACAGCAGATCAGTTTCAAGGAAGGGATAAAGAATGCATTATAATATCACTAGTTCGATCCAACGCTACCAACTCAGTGGGTAATCTACTAAAAGAGTGGAGACGAATCAACGTTGCCATTACCAGAGCCAAATCAAAGTTACTAATTCTCGGCAGCAGGAAGACATtggaacaacttgaaactCTGAAAGCCTTTTTGTCACTATTGAAAAGTAGAGGATGGATTTACAGACTGCCGCTTGGAGCTGATTCCGTTTACAAAGGCCTCAAGCAAGATAACCATAAGACAGAGCCAGCCAGAAAAGACAATTCCAAaatgtcattgaaaatgataaaatCCAGGCCAATATTGAAGgacattttcaatgactTGGTAAACTAA
- a CDS encoding Putative methylthio-ribulose-1-phosphate dehydratase, with the protein MSSCFCSKSQETEKRGAVSEDQLVISDDSTHPANLICELCKVFYNNGWVTGTGGGISIREGSKIYIAPSGVQKERMVPDNMFVMDLESENYLRTPLTLKPSACTPLFLSAYKMRDAGACIHTHSQAAVMVTLLYDKVFEISSIEQIKAIPKVTEKGNLMYSDRLVIPIIENTEREEDLTDSLQQAIEEYPGTTAVLVRRHGIYVWGETVWKAKVYNEAIDYLLELALKMHQLGIPTVKQN; encoded by the coding sequence ATGAGTAGTTGTTTCTGTTCAAAGAGCCAAGAGACTGAAAAGCGAGGAGCTGTATCAGAAGACCAGCTAGTGATTTCTGATGATTCCACTCATCCTGCAAACTTGATCTGTGAACTCTGTAAGGTTTTCTATAACAACGGATGGGTGACAGGTACTGGTGGTGGAATTTCCATCAGAGAAGGATCTAAGATCTACATAGCGCCCAGCGGTGTACAGAAGGAAAGAATGGTGCCAGACAACATGTTTGTGATGGACCTAGAATCAGAGAATTATTTGCGAACTCCTCTAACACTCAAGCCTTCTGCCTGCACTCCATTATTTCTCAGTGCTTACAAGATGAGAGACGCAGGTGCATGTATCCATACCCACTCTCAGGCGGCTGTCATGGTGACATTGCTGTATGATAAGgtgtttgaaatttcatctATAGAGCAAATCAAAGCAATTCCAAAAGTCACTGAGAAGGGAAACTTGATGTACTCTGATAGGTTGGTGATTCCCATCATAGAAAACACTGAGAGAGAGGAAGATCTGACTGATTCTCTTCAGCAGGCCATCGAGGAATATCCTGGAACAACAGCTGTATTGGTAAGAAGACATGGTATCTACGTTTGGGGAGAAACCGTCTGGAAGGCCAAAGTTTACAATGAGGCCATTGACTATTTGTTGGAGCTAGCTCTCAAGATGCATCAACTTGGTATTCCCACTGTAAAACAGAATTAG
- a CDS encoding Protein involved in pre-rRNA processing, 18S rRNA synthesis, and snoRNA synthesis: protein MAYVLTETAAGYALLKASDKKIYKSSTLIQDLNSADKVVNQFKVAAFSKFSSAANALEEATAVIDGKVSNQLQKLLEEAKSDKKSTLIVSDTKLANAVNKLGLNFSVVSDAVTLDLYRAVREYLPELLPGLSDKDLSTMSLGLAHSIGRHKLKFSADKVDTMIVQAIALLDDLDKELNTYAMRSKEWYGWHFPELAKIVTDSVAYARIILTMGVRTNAQDTDLSEILPEEVEQQVKTAAEVSMGTEITDIDLENIKALAEQIVEFAAYREQLSNYLSSRMKAIAPNLTVLVGELVGARLIAHAGSLISLAKAPASTIQILGAEKALFRALKTKHDTPKYGLLYHASLVGQASGKNKGKIARVLAAKAAVSLRYDALSEDRDDSGDVGLDFRAKVESRLSTLEGRDLRTTTRLVREQKKVELTEAPAYNADADAVPESVKDEDSDDESDSEEDTVEKKRKRDESEEEEEEEEEKPKKHKKDKKDKKEKKEKKEKKEKKEKKEKKEKKEKKEKKDKKSKKQKK from the coding sequence ATGGCTTACGTGTTAACAGAAACTGCAGCCGGTTATGCACTCCTAAAGGCTTCAGATAAGAAGATCTacaaatcttcaactctgATCCAGGATCTTAACTCGGCTGACAAAGTTGTCAACCAGTTCAAAGTGGCCGcattctccaagttcagTTCTGCCGCCAATGCTTTAGAAGAGGCTACCGCAGTTATTGATGGTAAAGTCTCCAACCAACTTCAGaagcttttggaagagGCTAAGTCCGATAAGAAGTCTACTCTGATTGTTTCGGATACCAAGTTGGCTAATGCCGTTAACAAGTTAGGATTAAACTTCTCCGTCGTCTCAGATGCCGTAACTTTGGACTTGTACAGAGCTGTCAGAGAATATTTACCAGAGTTGCTCCCTGGTCTTTCAGACAAGGATCTTTCAACCATGTCTCTGGGTCTTGCTCACTCGATCGGCCGTCATaagttgaaattttctGCGGATAAAGTTGATACAATGATTGTTCAAGCGATTGCCTTGCTTGACGATCTGGACAAGGAATTGAACACATATGCCATGCGTAGTAAGGAATGGTACGGATGGCATTTCCCTGAACTGGCTAAGATTGTTACAGATTCTGTGGCCTATGCTCGTATCATTTTGACTATGGGCGTTAGAACCAATGCTCAGGACACTGACTTGAGTGAAATTTTACctgaagaagttgaacaACAGGTTAAGACCGCTGCAGAAGTTTCCATGGGTACTGAAATTACCGACATAGATTTAGAGAACATCAAGGCATTAGCCGAACAAATTGTTGAATTCGCCGCTTACAGAGAACAATTATCTAATTATCTGAGTTCCAGAATGAAGGCCATTGCTCCTAATTTGACAGTCCTGGTTGGAGAACTTGTTGGTGCCCGTTTAATCGCCCATGCCGGATCTTTGATTTCGTTGGCCAAGGCTCCAGCTTCTACTATCCAGATTCTGGGTGCTGAAAAGGCTTTGTTCAGAGCTTTGAAAACTAAACATGACACACCTAAGTATGGTTTATTGTATCATGCCTCATTAGTTGGACAAGCCTCCGGTAAGAACAAGGGTAAAATTGCCCGTGTTCTTGCCGCTAAAGCTGCTGTTTCTCTGCGTTACGATGCACTCTCTGAAGACCGTGATGACTCTGGTGACGTTGGTCTTGACTTTAGGGCTAAGGTCGAGTCTAGATTGAGTACCCTGGAAGGTCGTGATTTAAGAACTACTACTAGACTTGTCCGTGAACAGAAAAAGGTTGAATTGACTGAAGCACCAGCTTACAATGCTGATGCCGATGCTGTACCTGAATCAGTTAAGGAtgaagattctgatgatgaatctgaCAGTGAAGAGGACACCGTCGAAAAGAAGCGAAAGAGAGACGAAtctgaggaagaagaggaagaggaggaagagaagccaaagaaacATAAGAAGGACAAGAAGgacaagaaagagaagaaagaaaagaaagaaaagaaggagaagaaggagaaaaaggagaaaaaggagaagaaagagaagaaggaaaagaaggacaaaaaatccaagaagcaaaagaaatag
- a CDS encoding Protein that interacts with Sin3p in a two-hybrid assay, producing the protein MTDLPSFLPIGRNENVSLTKPESSAPQESTSSEQLDTANASKTVSGRSWTPKTFIIPDTRAIDLLLNDMPPSFLVVEKVDITGFEMYIVEQWALTRRVGTTITIYTGDDHNVLKAYKITVTIDEENLWPMSFKKYVNSLILSQSTTLREISDAYLFVTNLSQFPTNLNLIPVKEGSLADIWDLFVTNLNMKRLSCAGRSLITLTNPANSIHDKFTSRYSIHPDVPLMYAARELVLIVQTFLYYFRLIRPLAVDGMACTHTEEAICQWWEQFGIKSYPMVIKPKDFFSPLSLCGLIGFVLTIRERLASFSMSIYVPSDPLLINDFKVSVGQFQRHIRKLAHSSNGDGLGISPLPNQSSESAKNTWYLDVDTVDILLRYTSHKGSNKPNLMHDINKVRRMFKNTVQDLSSGKSLQSFKNTVTDLSTGRTLQNLGVHSDVPACSAFEFPGIEVLTDFKLLVPRMKGKRMNYLWKGKGKPFDIERNCISSLTLQYTAKSWREKTKHESFSKNRSSTFLPEGRLEDSSSNHYERYDYYLSNEAQKESGNTEREEFTIERLKEKLKSKIWFEEDETTSSGKEKTKSPVAKSKLSKGEQADNNDTEAHRSQTELCNLLEREPKIETVNHNEKFYSLLHRRNSIPSAQVEANLNTISYQKEYAVVDTVQRQEPFISTSIKLKRSKSFSEVEPVVNQWNWSFCPSVERLALAYIRIKCNMDRGFSVQASQFNQDYEEVTHLLATCVNDFAPLAKVSLDRKLSCGEGYLFDMLKGILDKSKNLEFQLNDIDSLNAKLDYELRLLSQKVKDAEQSLVQLKDFKVNNLIRSLDNCGNMNFSKRIRNQIKQKGYDTQVGQYSKEQGYYVFFQTLVQVLLGTIVDIWLAFFPGINYERVKKIWIKVDPRGRTNRFIGRIVPTNT; encoded by the coding sequence ATGACAGATTTACCGAGCTTTTTACCAATAGGTAGAAATGAGAATGTCAGTTTAACCAAACCTGAATCGTCAGCACCCCAAGAGAGCACAAGCTCTGAACAATTAGATACAGCCAATGCTTCTAAAACTGTTAGTGGTCGTTCCTGGACTCCCAAGACTTTTATAATACCTGACACAAGGGCTATTGATTTGTTGTTGAACGATATGCCCCCATCCTTTCTAGTGGTTGAAAAGGTGGACATTACAGGATTTGAGATGTATATTGTGGAACAATGGGCTCTAACTAGAAGAGTTGGTACAACGATCACTATCTATACAGGAGACGACCATAATGTATTGAAAGCCTATAAAATTACAGTCACCATAGATGAGGAGAACTTATGGCCAATGAGTTTTAAAAAATATGTGAACAGTCTCATTTTATCACAATCTACCACCTTGAGAGAGATTTCAGATGCTTACTTATTCGTCACAAATTTATCCCAATTTCCTACcaacttgaacttgattcCTGTCAAGGAAGGCAGCTTAGCCGACATTTGGGATCTGTTTGTCACCAATTTGAATATGAAGCGGCTGAGCTGTGCGGGCAGATCATTGATCACTTTGACAAATCCGGCCAATTCTATTCATGATAAGTTCACCAGTAGATACAGCATTCATCCTGATGTCCCTTTAATGTATGCTGCAAGAGAACTGGTTCTTATTGTCCAGACATTTTTGTACTATTTCAGACTCATTCGTCCGCTTGCTGTTGATGGCATGGCCTGTACTCACACAGAAGAAGCAATCTGTCAGTGGTGGGAACAATTTGGAATCAAGAGTTATCCCATGGTTATCAAGCCAAAAGACTTTTTCAGTCCCCTGAGTCTTTGTGGCTTGATCGGGTTTGTCCTTACTATAAGGGAACGTTTAGCATCTTTTAGCATGAGCATCTATGTTCCTTCAGATCCACTTTTGATCAATGATTTTAAAGTAAGTGTAGGTCAATTCCAAAGGCACATCAGAAAGTTGGCCCATTCCAGCAATGGCGACGGTTTAGGAATTTCTCCTCTGCCTAATCAAAGCTCGGAGTCGGCTAAAAACACGTGGTATTTAGACGTCGACACGGTTGACATTCTCTTGAGATATACAAGCCATAAGGGAAGTAATAAACCGAATCTTATGCATGATATCAACAAGGTTCGACGAATGTTCAAGAACACCGTCCAGGACCTAAGTTCGGGAAAATCTTTACAGAGCTTTAAAAACACAGTTACAGATCTTAGTACTGGTAGAACACTGCAAAACTTAGGTGTCCATTCAGACGTGCCGGCATGCTCTGCTTTTGAATTTCCAGGCATTGAAGTCCTAACAGATTTCAAACTTCTAGTGCCCCGAATGAAAGGTAAACGTATGAACTATCTATGGAAAGGGAAAGGCAAACCATTTGATATAGAGAGGAACTGCATCAGTTCATTGACACTTCAATATACAGCTAAATcttggagagaaaaaaCCAAGCATGaatcattttccaaaaatagaTCATCGACGTTTCTGCCAGAGGGAAGACTCGAAGATTCTTCCTCTAATCATTATGAAAGATATGACTATTACCTGAGTAATGAAGCACAAAAAGAAAGCGGCAACACAGAACGTGAAGAGTTTACCATTGAAAGactgaaggaaaaactgaaatccaaaatctggtttgaagaagatgaaacCACCTCTTCTGGAAAGGAAAAGACAAAGAGTCCAGTAGCCAAGAGCAAGCTTAGTAAGGGAGAACAAGCTGATAATAACGATACAGAAGCACATCGTTCGCAGACCGAACTATGTAACCTACTAGAAAGAGAGCCAAAGATCGAGACGGTGAACcacaatgaaaagttttacTCGTTATTGCATCGCAGAAATTCCATACCATCAGCACAAGTTGAGGCAAACTTAAATACTATCAGTTATCAGAAAGAGTATGCTGTGGTGGATACCGTTCAGAGACAGGAACCATTCATATCAACGAGTATAAAGCTAAAGCGAAGCAAGAGTTTTTCTGAAGTTGAGCCAGTTGTCAACCAATGGAATTGGTCATTCTGTCCTTCTGTGGAACGTTTGGCATTAGCATACATTAGAATAAAATGCAACATGGACCGAGGATTCTCCGTCCAGGCTTCTCAATTTAACCAGGATTATGAAGAAGTTACACATTTGCTAGCTACTTGTGTCAATGATTTTGCCCCATTGGCAAAAGTGTCTTTGGATAGGAAACTATCGTGTGGAGAGGGTTATCTTTTCGACATGCTAAAAGGTATACTTGATAAGAGTAAGAATCTTGAATTTCAATTGAATGAcattgattctttgaatgcaAAGCTAGACTATGAATTGAGATTATTATCTCAGAAAGTAAAGGATGCAGAGCAAAGTCTTGTGCAATTAaaagatttcaaagtcaacaATCTCATAAGAAGCTTAGACAATTGTGGTAACATGAATTTTAGCAAGCGTATTAGAAACCAAATAAAACAAAAAGGGTACGATACACAAGTTGGTCAATACTCCAAAGAGCAAGGGTATTATGtgtttttccaaactttggTTCAAGTTTTGCTTGGCACAATAGTAGATATTTGGTTAGCATTCTTCCCCGGAATAAACTATGAGAGAGtgaaaaagatttggatCAAAGTGGACCCCAGAGGCAGAACCAACAGATTTATTGGTCGGATAGTTCCGACAAACACATAG